The DNA window CAGATGTTAGATATAAGAACAATTTTCTATgtcccaccaaaaccagattccaGCACTTTAGATCCATAACCACCCCAAAAGACACTTAGGAAGAAACAGGAagtgtaacaacaaaatgtttctacttccctgaagcTAAACCAAAATACGGTGCAGCAGTGGCAGAAGCAGGTCCcaagacagcagggcagcagcagcgtttcctgcctccactgcagacatgatggaactgagtgaacacctcctATGGGAGACGGGTCTGGACTGAACAGACGATCCAGTATGAATTAGCTGTAGCAGACGTTTTATTAATGTCCATACAACACTTATACACCTTTGGGTACAGGGTTCATGCCCGAGGTTCGTGGCTCAGCACTTAACGATTGGCTGATGGCCTCGTCCACGCGGACAGTAGACCTTTGTTATTGGTTACCCCGAGGTGTTCACGAGCCGTCGCTGACAGCCCGTCCTGTTGCCAACTCTGCAGCGGGCAGCGTTCAGCACCCCCAAGGCTGCACCGCATTAAGCCACAGAGGCAAACGCAGGATTTCTATTAAACAGATCTTGGCCTTTTGGCCTAACTGCATATAAAATTCCTACAACCTCCtactcctgtattcatatctcaggtttgcgtcatctgctatgaaatatttctttggttgcttaagttaggtgatacctgtctctcctaatctacacAGATTCTCTGAGCTGCCAATTTGAGGCCTggctaaaactaccacaaccACCCGGGCAGAGGCCCCTGACTCCACCCTCTCATTATGTAAGGGTTCCCCTTCTGCGTGCACGGACATTGGAATACCCTCTGGGCATGGATGTAGCTGCCTTGAGGTCTTCATAAAATGGGTCTGGGGGcagccttcctctccttcctcttcactTTCTCTTCACCAAATGTCCTCTAAATGTCATCAGTGAAAACCATTTATCTTTAGTTTAAACAGAGCTTGGTCTTCAAGGGCGAAGCCTCCCACTTATCAATGCTTGTTACCAGTAGCTCCTTaggaaaagaataaactttTTCCGGGTGGCCAACCAAAACGCAGACCAAAACTGTTAACATCGAACTGATTCCCAATACAAGGTCACAATAgatctccccagagctgctcttctGCCTGAAAAACCTCGACTACTTCAGCCTTTCTCCATAGGAGGGATGGTGTATCCATGTGATCATGTATACAGCCCTTCTCTGCAGCTGATCTTACAGTTCATGTCTATTTTGAACTGCAGACCCCTGAGTGGTTGCAGAGATCCAGGTAGGGTCTGACAAGAGCAGATGAGATGCCAAAAATCCCATCCCTTGACCTGCTGACAAGGTTTCAATTTGTGCAGCCCTGGACATGACTGAatttctgggctgcaagagcacgatgctggctcatgtccaatTTTTTAATGTCCACTATCTCCCAATCCTTCTCTTCtgggctgctctccatccatccatccatccatccatccatccatccatccatccatccatccatccatccatccatccatccattcttGCACCCCCCAGTCTGTATTAATTTTTGAGATTCTCCCCAAACAGTTGCAGAACCTTGCTCTTGATCTTGTTGAAGTTTCCAAGATCCACATGTAACCAGTCCTCAAGTCTTCCAAGATCCCTCTGGACTGAAGTGCAGTTATTGCTCCCCTCAGCTTGGGGTGATGCACAAAATACACTGCAGGTGCACTCCCTCCCAGGATCTTTGACAATGATGAACATAGCTAATAACACTGGTGCCAGCATGGACCCCTGAAGGACACCAGTGATCCCTGGTTTCCATTCAGCCCATGTACCACTGACTGTGACTGTGGGTGTAGCCAAGCTTGTGCTTGTGCTGCTGAAAGGGTGAGAGACACTGGTGGTGTCAGTGGAGAAGCCTGGCCTGGGGATGTCTCTTGGAGTGCAGCAGTTCCACAAGCTCCCGCATCTTCTCTTTTGTCCCTTTCCTTCTTAAATTTATCTCAGCTGAAGAGTACCTGTGTCTCTCCCAGTtgtcccccatcccactgagaCAGCAGATCAAGAGAAGAGCTGGCCAGTGCTCAGTGCTGACTGCATTAAACACATTCCCAGGGGCCCTCAGCCAGTGCATCCCCCCCTtgccctgctccttccctgtctctgcccaggcCTTCCTGGGGGAGGCAAAGGACACAAGCCTTGCTGAGTGTAGGGAAGAGAATGCTTTAGAGGGAGACCAAAAATCATCTCTCTCAGTTAGGTCACTGAAGAACATCTGGTTGTATTCTCGAGTCCCAGATGGACAGAGAAGTTTAGAAAACAGGGTAACCTATCCTGTGCCTAAGAATATTCAATACAAGCCTGTGTTAACAGCCAGTGCAAAACCAACCCCACCAAACCCTTCCCACAAACAGCCCCCAGCAACAAGCCTTTTGCTGGGCATGTCAGGAGAGGATCTGAAGGTGAAATGATGGGACAAAGACTGGATTGCGATGCAGAAGAACTTTAATAagtcaaaacaggaaaataagctTGATCCAAGCATAGACCTCATTGCAAGGAGCACCAGGGGCAAAACCAGTCAGTGAGCAAAGGCTGAAGTGGAGACCAAACCAGGTGTCCATTTGCCTGtcccagggagggagcagggccagcagggccCCCCTAGGCTGGCTGTGAGAGGCTCACAGCCcaggggaacacaagggaacaAGGACACAGGATGGAAAGGAGAGAGTGGCAGAGGggagaggcagggctgggctgtgctttggcagagcccaggctggCCCCATCcttctgccagggctgctggggtTGCTCAGTCCCTTGGGAAACAGAAGCCTCTCCTCTGTGTCCAGGGCACTTCCACCCCGTGTGTCCCTGGTTCCTTCCCCAGGGCCATGGGCAGCAGCTTTAGCAGGGGAAGCACCTCCTGCCACAGAGGCCACTGCCGAGGCCAGAGAGGCCAAAGCCCCCGGAGTTGATGGGCACTCCCTgagagctgaggatgctgccaacGGCAGCAGAGGTGGAGGATCCCACGGCGGTGttctgagggaaggagctgaggatggggccgggcagggtcaCCACCACGGGGGAGGGCTGGATGGCCACGGTGgagtcctggcactgcctgacacagggctcattgcagctgttggccagcGGGGTCGGgccgcagggctggcagggcaggcacgGGGTGTAGCACGACATGTCCTGGGCTGGAGATGCACCTGGCACAGAGGGtagagggaagcagagcaggggaggTGGGTGAGGATCAGCctgtcccagcaccaccagggaCCCAAtgcctgagctggaaaggagaatTGAAGGCTGTGGAGGAGGCACATGGGCTCTTCCTCTCAGACAAAGTCCACCAGGCCCTGAAGCCCAGCAGGTCCCCAACTAGCCCAGAGCTGTGGTGATACTTCTGCCAAGACCCAGCAGGCACACACCACCtactcctctccctctcccacaaCAAGCATCTCCAAGACCCAACATGGGACAGAGGGACATGTGTGTGCTGTGAAATcccagaggagaagcagaaaagggagAATGGGCTTCAAACTCACCTTGTTCCAAAGGAGATGGAGCTGAGTGGAGTGAATGGGAGAGTGGGGAGAAGAGCCTGCTTTTATactgctcctgcactgccccaggCCCACAGTCACTCCACAAGGGCAGTAATTTTCCTGCAGACTCATCTCCAGAGAAAAATATCCAACGCAATGGCACAGATTCAGGTTTTGTTTCCATCTACGCTGCCATTTCATTTCCTCATTTCTGAcattcctgccctgctttgcAGGATCCTTTCATGTTGTGTGATGGGAGGCCCAAGGATGTCCCAGGCAGAATGCTGTCAGTGGATGCACAAGTTGTGTCCTTAGTGCTGGAGGgtcctgtgcaggcaggagatGTTGGCTTGGGGCAGTGAAAAGCAACTGTTTCCAATACCCTTTGCAGGAAGAGGCCCATGTCTGTCCCACACTGCACATGTCAAAAGAGCCTCCAAAAGCTCCTTTTCAGGGACATGTCACtcatttttctcccctctctcaGCTCTCTCCAAAGATCACGAGCTGTGGCATCTCcaggcagccaggctgtgccagtggtTTCAGGTCTCTTCCTCTTGGTGCCCTTTGCTCTGGGGAGGATGTTTGCCAGGCTGGCTGAGTATGCAGGAGGGGGTTAGGAAAGCCAAAGCCCACGTGACATTGAATTAGGCAAAGCACAAGGAGGGCAAGAAGAAGGTCTTCTCCAGGCAGGTCATCAGCAAAAGGGAGGCTTGGCCAAAGGCAGCCCCAGTGAGGAACAGGGCACCTTCCCTGAGGGCAGGGGATACAGGAATGGGGGAGATACTCAAACGGTTCTTTGTCTTTATTGACAGGACTTTCTGTCAGGAATTCAGGCTCCTGATACTCATTGGAACATCTGGAACTTCCCCACAGTGGAACAGGATCAGGAGgggaatatttaaaaacattggTCTGACATGAGGGTGTGTGAACTCATGTTGTGTTTTCATTGGTGTCACTACAATGTCTTTTTCGAATCCCTCTGAAAGTCACAGCAAGTACAGAACATATTTGAGCCTTGGATAAAAAGCAGTGGGTTTCCTGTGTTCAAGAGGGGCATGAAAGAGGCGTCAGGGAATGACAGGGCAGTCAGACTGACCTTGATGTCTGGAAAGACCATAAACTGAATACTAATGAAATCCAGCATGAAAGGACAAGAAGTTGACTGTGAGGGGTCAGCACGGATTTCTGGGGGaaagcagggctgagcagcctCATGGCCTTTTCTGATGACATGCCTTGCTCTGGTGTGTGAGGGAAGTACAGCAAATCTTCATCTAGATGTTCATCTCACCTAACTAACCCTTCTGAAGCTGTCACCTCTAACGATGCTTAGAGACCACCTGATGAAATACAGGCAAGGGAAGGGGACAGTGCAGGGAACTGAAttctggcagggctgcaggtcTCCAAGGGTTGGGATGAGTGGTATGAAGTCCAGGTGGAGGCCAGTCACTCTTGGTGCACTGCAGGGAGCCAGGCCTAGGTCATATTGTTTAAGCCTTTCTAGCAACTTACAGGAGTGGAAGAATCACACCCTCAGCAAGTCTGCAGATGCTCCACCATTCAGGGTAGGAGGTGCTGATGGAGCAGATACTTTGGTGTTGCTTAGAGACATGGGCAGGCTGGAATGTCATGAAGTTCAGCCAGAGGAAATGCAAAAATCTCTTTATGCAAAGTCCTGCATCACTATAAGCTTTGCAGCAGAGGACCTGGGTCCTGGCGGACACCACGCAGCAACAGCGTACCCGAGTGTAAACAGCATCCAACAGCTTCCCAGGCTGCCTTGGGAAGAGGGGTGCCCTCAGACCACAGAATGTGATCCCtcttctctgcccagctctgctgaggtcACAACTGCCATAGACTGTGTTGAGCTCATGGCTGGGTAGTATGAAAGTGGTACTGCCATAGTGGCCACAAGCACTGGCCACAGAGATGAGCAAAAAACATTATAACAAAGTTCATTGTGGTGCTGTGTCTTGCAGGGCAGATAgagaggaacaggcaaaaagcACCAAGAGCAACATCCACCCTCCAACAGCAGTCAAAAGCAGACCAAGGAAAACACGGTCCAGTTGCTGACGGGGGTGGCTGATTTCCTGAACAGTGGACAGAGGATGGGCTGGGCACAGTCAGTGCCTGCTCCCTCTTTGTCTTCCCCTAAGAGttctcccaggctgctgtgccctctgaAAGAGCTGAAAGAAGGAAGGGAGCCCTCCCAGTACTGAGTGGGCATCAAATCAAAGACTACCTGAGAAAAGTCAGCCCATACAAGGTGACTGATGAGCCACAGGGCAAAGCTGCCACAAAGGGACACCCAGACCACCACGAGGACTGGGCCCACAGGAGCCCCATGGCACTCAAGGAACCCAGATGGCAAGTCCTgcacaaggaaagaaagaacCTCTTGCATCAGGATGGACTGGGGACAGAACTACGCTGTGATTTTAGAGCCCTCAGACCTCCTCTGGGTCGATCTGACCACAGGGTGGGGTCAGCCTTGGGGAGAGACTTGGATGTTGGAAGGGAACAGACACACAGGCCTTCCCTTCCTGGCCAAGAAGACTGTGCTGCAGTGAGGAGCCCTCCTAAATGCTTTctggagggaaagaaagggttGTAGAAAACAACTCCCCACAGCCTAGGACACTTCCCTGGTTCCCAGGTGATACATTTTCTCCTGGCATTAGGCCTTCAGCACACCTCCCCTGCCATGCCCCAAAGTCCTCCCCAGCCTGAAACAAAATCCAGCACTACTGGGGAGCCAAGGAAGTttcccccagctccccagcaATGAGGCCTCACAGGACTCTGAATACAcctggggatgctcagggagggGATGTGCTCACAAGGGCCCTGGATACAAAGCCAGCTCTCAGACTACACCAAGGAGCAAAGcacttccctgccctgcagccatgGAGGCAGCTGGGACGCGTCCCAGGAGGGCAAGGGAATGCCTTCAGTAGGCAAATTTCCAGGGATGGACTTTCCCAACCCATGGTGAGTCACATTCTCATTTTGGGTTGGCCATGTGTCATCCTTTTGCTGTTGAACCAAGGAGTGTGTGTTGTCTGCAACCTTGGGTCCCACATGGGAGCTAATTCCCCTCCAGCAAGGGCAGCTCAACTCCAGGGACCTGAAAAACCCCTTTCAAGCACTGGGCTGTGTCCAgacccacagccccaggcagccCCAAAGGCCATTGCCCTCAGCCAGACCTGCTTGGCAGCACTGCCAAAGATTGGGAGCAGTCATGGGACTGACAGTGGGTGTTGGAAAAGGGGCAGTGCCCCATCCGGGTCAGGGTGCAAAGTGTGCAGCCAAATTGCCTGGTGGGGTgaggagagggggaggaagatGCTGTCCCCAGAGCCAAGACATCCCTCAGGGAGTGAGGAAGTACCAGCTCCATAGGGATCTACTCAAGGCTTGATTCCTGCCCATAATGATGTGTTCCTGCATGAGAAGTCCTTGGGCTTCCCATCCCAGTCCATGAGAGGACTCTCCATGACCCAGTGGGCCTGTCATCAATGAGGAAATGAAATTGcagcagtgacagaacccaaaacacacacagcctgtggCATTAGGTTGGGTATTTTTCTTTGGAGATGAGTCTGTTGGAAAATTACTGCCCTCATGCAGTGACAGTGGCCCTGGGGCGGTGCAGGAGCAGTATAAAAGTGGGTCCTTCTCCTCACTGTCTCATCCGCTCTTCTCAACTCCATCTCCTTGGAGACAAGGTGAGTCTGGAGCTTTTTCTCATCCTTCTCCTCGTCCCATGGGACTTTTCTGTCCATACATGCTTCTTTGTCCCATGCAGGTTCTTGCTGTGGGTGAGGGAAGGGGGCAGAAGTTGTGGCATGGGGAAAGTCTGGGCTTGTCTGCGGTGTCTCCTGAGCTATGGGACAGGCAGGGGTCTCCTTTGGTTGCTCTTGGCAGGGCTCTTTTAGAAAAAGGAGAAGCCTGTGGGTCTCTGTACTGACCCTGGTCTTGTCTCCAGATCATTCCTCTGGtccctggtggtgctgggacagGCTGATCCTCACCCATctcccctgctctgcttccctctaCCCTCTGTGCCAGGTGCATCTCCAGCCCAGGACATGTCGTGCTACACCCcgtgcctgccctgccagccctgcggcCCGACCCCActggccaacagctgcaatgagccctgtgtcaggcagtgccaggactcCACCGTGGCCATCCAGCCCTCCCCCGTGGTGGtgaccctgcccggccccatcctcagctccttccctcagaaCACCGCCGTGGGATCCTCCACCTCCGCTGCCgttggcagcatcctcagctctcAGGGAGTGCCCATCAACTCCGGGGGCTTTGACCTCTCTGGCCTCGGCAGTGGCCTCTGTGGCAGGAGGTGCTTCCCCTGCTAAAGCTGCTGCCCATGGCCCTGGGGAAGGAACCAGGGACACACGGGGTGGAAGTGCCCTGGGCACGGAGCAGAGGCTTCTGTTTCCCAAGGGACTGAGCAaccccagcagccctggcagaagGATGGGGccagcctgggctctgccaaagcacagcccagccctgcctctcccctctgccactctctcctttctgtcctgtgtccttgttcccttgtgttcccctgGGCTGTGAGCCTCTCACAGCCAGCCTAGGGAGGCCCTGCTTGCTCCACCTTCTGTGTGGATTGTGCAGATGGACATCTGGTGGGGTCTCTATCAGAGTCAATGGGCATGGTCTCTTGTATGCCACTGGTTCTGTCTGCACTGAGACCTCCATTCAGATCaccatttttccccttttttgaCTCAATAAATTTCTAGTGCATCCCAGCTCATGTCTCTATGTCATTCCTTCCACAGCATATGTTCCCTCAGGGTGTGCATGGAAAATGGTGTCTCTCAGGGCTTCCGCTGGGAGGGGGCTGTTGAGGTTGGCTGTGCAGAGTTTGTCAGCTGAGGTTTTGCAGTGAGTCTGCTCAGTCAGGAGTTTTGTGTACCCATTAGTTTCCAAAGTTCTCTGTCTATCTGGAAGTGGAGTGACCAGTGTACCTTCATCTCTACCATCTGCTTTGTTGtgcttccccttttcttttgcctttttaagCTCCTCACTGCAACACAAGTAATCAGAGG is part of the Pithys albifrons albifrons isolate INPA30051 chromosome 25, PitAlb_v1, whole genome shotgun sequence genome and encodes:
- the LOC139682676 gene encoding feather keratin 1-like codes for the protein MSCYTPCLPCQPCGPTPLANSCNEPCVRQCQDSTVAIQPSPVVVTLPGPILSSFPQNTAVGSSTSAAVGSILSSQGVPINSGGFGLSGLGSGLCGRRCFPC
- the LOC139682762 gene encoding feather keratin Cos1-2-like — encoded protein: MSLLENYCPHAVTVALGRCRSSIKVGPSPHCLIRSSQLHLLGDKVSASPAQDMSCYTPCLPCQPCGPTPLANSCNEPCVRQCQDSTVAIQPSPVVVTLPGPILSSFPQNTAVGSSTSAAVGSILSSQGVPINSGGFDLSGLGSGLCGRRCFPC